One region of Maylandia zebra isolate NMK-2024a linkage group LG10, Mzebra_GT3a, whole genome shotgun sequence genomic DNA includes:
- the chmp1b gene encoding charged multivesicular body protein 1b, with translation MPSMEKNLFNLKFAAKELQRNSKKCDKEEKLEKAKVKKAIQKGNMEVARIHAENAIRQKNQSVNFLRMSARVDAVAARVQTAVTMNQVTKSMAGVVKGMDATLKSMNLEKISALMDKFEHQFETLDVQTAQMEDTMSSTTTLTTPQNQVESLLHEMADEAGLDLNMELPQGQTGSVGTSVASAEQDELSQRLAKLRDQM, from the exons ATGCCCAGCATGGAAA AAAATCTCTTCAATCTAAAGTTTGCTGCCAAAGAACTCCAAAGAAATTCCAAGAAATGTGACAAAGAGGAAAAATTAGAGAAGGCTAAAGTCAAGAAG GCCATCCAGAAAGGAAACATGGAAGTGGCAAGAATTCATGCAGAAAACGCCATCAGACAGAAGAACCAGTCTGTGAACTTCCTGCGGATGAGCGCTCGGGTAGATGCTGTGGCAGCGAGGGTCCAAACTGCAGTCACAATGAACCAG GTCACAAAATCAATGGCTGGAGTGGTGAAAGGCATGGACGCCACATTGAAGAGTATGAATCTGGAAAAG ATTTCTGCTCTCATGGATAAATTTGAACACCAGTTTGAGACACTGGATGTTCAGACAGCCCAGATGGAGGATACGATGAGCAGCACGACAACTCTCACAACACCACAG AATCAAGTGGAGTCGTTGCTGCACGAAATGGCTGATGAAGCAGG GTTGGATCTGAACATGGAGCTCCCTCAAGGACAGACGGGATCAGTGGGTACCAGTGTGGCCTCTGCagaacag GACGAACTGTCTCAAAGGCTCGCTAAACTTAGAGATCAGATGTAA